One Mycolicibacterium pulveris genomic region harbors:
- a CDS encoding DUF4247 domain-containing protein, which translates to MSRTNLFWLAGGLAVGGIVCLILGISMLPDIRTHVAETYPAYSHGAQATSYECTGSPAEVADRLADYKSPEARATDRGSEYLRYNDDIVIVGPDGNRPCTIRVEDINARYSHGGFIFLGPGFFPGSPAGGAGGSPGGPGGTK; encoded by the coding sequence ATGAGCCGCACCAACCTGTTCTGGCTCGCCGGCGGTCTGGCCGTCGGCGGCATCGTCTGCCTGATCCTCGGCATCTCGATGCTGCCCGACATCCGAACGCATGTGGCCGAAACCTACCCCGCGTATTCGCATGGCGCGCAAGCCACGAGCTATGAATGCACGGGGTCACCCGCCGAAGTGGCCGACCGGCTGGCGGACTACAAGAGCCCGGAGGCCCGCGCCACCGACCGCGGCTCGGAGTACCTGCGCTACAACGACGACATCGTGATCGTCGGCCCAGACGGCAACCGTCCGTGCACCATCCGCGTGGAGGACATCAACGCCCGATACAGCCACGGCGGTTTCATCTTCCTGGGGCCCGGGTTCTTCCCCGGGTCCCCGGCGGGCGGTGCGGGCGGTAGCCCCGGCGGCCCCGGGGGAACGAAATGA